Proteins co-encoded in one Natronorubrum daqingense genomic window:
- a CDS encoding ABC transporter permease subunit encodes MTAILRNESGRLVRGTLTLTGLLVVLSAFFLVVFPSIQEEAELFEEIYPEYVLELLGIEELHTIEGFLGGYIFPFVWVLLAGIYFAYVAAGMISRDIRTRRMDLTLSTPVSRESVVLQKVAALWVPLVALNGGLLAALLVGARVLEESLDPVALVMALALGIPYLLVCAGIGIVLSVIFDRVESAQATAFGLVFVLWLIDGLSHMNPDFEWVGELTPSRYYDPTAILVHEEYAFLDAGILLAAFLVLLGGAIAVFVRRDI; translated from the coding sequence ATGACGGCCATCCTTCGTAACGAGTCGGGACGGCTCGTCCGCGGAACGCTCACCCTGACCGGCTTGCTCGTCGTGCTCTCGGCGTTCTTCCTCGTCGTCTTCCCGAGTATCCAGGAGGAGGCCGAACTGTTCGAGGAGATCTATCCGGAGTACGTGCTCGAGTTACTGGGTATCGAGGAGTTGCACACGATCGAGGGCTTTCTGGGCGGCTACATCTTTCCGTTCGTCTGGGTCCTCCTCGCCGGCATCTACTTCGCGTACGTCGCCGCGGGAATGATCTCGCGGGACATCCGCACGCGTCGGATGGATCTCACGCTCTCGACGCCGGTCTCTCGTGAGTCGGTCGTCCTCCAGAAAGTCGCCGCACTGTGGGTCCCCCTGGTCGCGCTAAACGGCGGGCTACTGGCCGCCCTCCTCGTCGGGGCGAGGGTGCTCGAGGAGTCGCTCGATCCCGTCGCGCTCGTGATGGCGCTCGCGCTCGGTATTCCGTACCTGTTAGTCTGTGCCGGGATCGGTATCGTACTCTCCGTGATCTTCGATCGAGTCGAGAGTGCGCAAGCCACTGCATTCGGGCTGGTGTTCGTCCTCTGGCTGATCGACGGTCTGTCCCACATGAACCCGGATTTCGAGTGGGTTGGCGAATTGACTCCGAGTCGATACTACGACCCAACGGCGATTCTCGTCCACGAAGAGTACGCGTTTCTCGACGCCGGGATCTTACTGGCGGCGTTTCTCGTCTTGCTCGGCGGTGCTATCGCCGTCTTCGTCCGGAGGGATATCTGA
- a CDS encoding ABC transporter permease, producing the protein MTAILRVESRKRVRSSLVLVAVFAVLSAFYFSMFPGIQAEMDVLEEAFPGFMFDMFGIEELHTIEGFIAAEIYSFFWSLLVAIYFAYVGAGLIVSDLRARKMDLTLSNPISRESVVLQKVAALWVPLVALNVGVPVIVFLGALLIGETFDPVALAMVHLLSVPYLLVCAGIGLVLSVLLDHVRTARAASLGLVFVLWLVDGISRVDPDYEWIGTVTPSRYYDETEILVHEEYAFLDAGILLAAFLALLAVAIVVFTRRDI; encoded by the coding sequence ATGACTGCCATCCTCCGCGTCGAGTCCAGAAAGCGGGTTCGGAGTTCGCTCGTCCTCGTCGCCGTCTTCGCCGTGCTGTCGGCGTTTTACTTCTCGATGTTTCCCGGCATTCAAGCGGAGATGGACGTGCTCGAGGAGGCGTTCCCGGGGTTCATGTTCGACATGTTCGGAATCGAAGAACTCCACACGATCGAGGGGTTCATCGCCGCCGAGATTTACTCCTTTTTCTGGTCGCTCCTCGTCGCCATTTACTTCGCGTACGTCGGCGCTGGCTTGATCGTGAGTGACCTTCGAGCCCGGAAGATGGACCTCACGCTCTCGAATCCGATCTCCCGAGAGTCGGTCGTCCTCCAGAAGGTTGCCGCCTTATGGGTGCCCTTGGTCGCGTTGAACGTCGGAGTCCCGGTCATCGTCTTCCTCGGCGCGTTGCTCATCGGCGAGACGTTCGACCCCGTCGCGCTCGCGATGGTGCACCTGCTCTCGGTGCCGTACCTGCTGGTCTGTGCCGGGATCGGACTCGTGTTGTCGGTGCTCCTCGACCACGTGCGGACCGCCAGAGCGGCGTCGTTGGGTCTGGTCTTCGTCCTGTGGCTTGTCGACGGTATCTCGAGGGTGGATCCGGACTACGAGTGGATCGGTACCGTCACGCCCAGTCGGTACTACGACGAGACGGAGATACTCGTTCACGAGGAGTACGCGTTTCTCGACGCCGGGATCTTACTGGCGGCGTTTCTCGCCCTGCTCGCCGTCGCCATCGTCGTCTTTACGCGCCGAGACATCTGA
- a CDS encoding DUF1405 domain-containing protein yields the protein MFETSRLPERDPLPRYLAPVPKLLEDLGLRFAWLVVAINLVGTAFGFWYYSGQFAETATVMWPWVPDSPMATLLIALAIAAWKLGHELPWLTALAFFGNVILGLWTPYTLLVFSDSYAYLHPLMFQFLFWSHLAMVVQAFVLHRITDFPVWGVAVALAWYASNLIVDYFIPVVGDPHHTTIPVERETAMFLEADALGVIAAGEVTFTLLALFLALATRVKKCERAEVGRTGGETAGTDPGGG from the coding sequence ATGTTCGAGACGAGTCGGTTACCCGAGCGCGATCCGCTGCCGAGGTATCTCGCCCCCGTGCCGAAACTGCTCGAGGATCTCGGCCTCCGGTTCGCGTGGCTCGTCGTCGCGATCAACCTCGTCGGGACGGCCTTTGGCTTCTGGTACTACTCCGGACAGTTCGCGGAGACGGCGACGGTGATGTGGCCCTGGGTGCCCGACAGCCCGATGGCGACGCTGTTGATCGCCCTCGCCATCGCCGCCTGGAAACTCGGGCACGAACTGCCGTGGCTGACCGCGCTCGCGTTCTTCGGAAACGTCATCCTCGGGCTCTGGACGCCCTACACCTTGCTCGTCTTCTCCGACTCCTACGCCTACCTTCACCCGCTGATGTTCCAGTTTCTCTTCTGGAGTCACCTCGCGATGGTCGTCCAGGCGTTCGTCCTCCACCGAATTACCGACTTTCCCGTCTGGGGCGTCGCCGTCGCACTCGCTTGGTACGCGAGCAACCTGATCGTCGACTACTTCATCCCCGTCGTCGGCGACCCCCACCACACGACGATTCCCGTGGAGCGAGAGACGGCCATGTTTCTCGAGGCGGACGCCCTCGGCGTCATCGCCGCCGGCGAGGTGACGTTCACCCTGCTCGCGCTCTTTCTCGCGCTCGCGACTCGAGTGAAGAAGTGCGAGCGAGCCGAAGTCGGTCGGACCGGCGGTGAAACTGCTGGAACTGACCCCGGGGGCGGGTGA
- the pdxS gene encoding pyridoxal 5'-phosphate synthase lyase subunit PdxS gives MTGTETDLEELRRGTDLIKRGFAQMQKGGVIMDVVNPEQARIAEDAGAVAVMALEAVPADIRKRGGVARMADPADVAEIVEEVSIPVMGKARIGHTKEAQILESVGVDMIDESEVLTPADDAYHIDKRDFTAPFVCGARNLGEALRRINEGAAMIRTKGEAGTGDVNQAVHHQRTIKGAIRELEGMTHEEREAYAREIEAPAELVHETAEMGRLPVVNFAAGGIATPADAALMMHHECDGIFVGSGIFGAENPPVMGEAIVEAVNNWDDADALADISKNLGKGMKGDANVDLPEEEKLQGRGV, from the coding sequence ATGACTGGAACCGAAACCGATCTCGAGGAACTGCGACGCGGGACCGACCTGATCAAGCGCGGATTCGCACAGATGCAAAAAGGCGGCGTCATCATGGACGTCGTCAACCCCGAACAGGCGCGGATCGCCGAGGACGCCGGCGCGGTTGCCGTAATGGCCCTCGAGGCCGTCCCCGCAGATATCCGCAAACGCGGCGGGGTTGCCCGGATGGCAGATCCCGCTGACGTCGCGGAGATCGTCGAAGAAGTCTCCATTCCGGTGATGGGGAAGGCCCGGATCGGCCACACGAAAGAAGCCCAGATTCTCGAGTCCGTCGGCGTCGACATGATCGACGAGAGTGAGGTGCTGACGCCCGCCGACGACGCCTACCACATCGACAAACGCGACTTCACGGCGCCGTTCGTCTGTGGCGCACGCAACCTCGGCGAAGCCCTGCGCCGGATCAACGAGGGCGCGGCGATGATCCGAACGAAGGGCGAAGCCGGCACCGGCGACGTCAATCAGGCCGTCCACCACCAGCGCACGATCAAGGGAGCCATCCGCGAACTCGAGGGCATGACCCACGAAGAGCGCGAAGCCTACGCTCGAGAGATCGAAGCCCCAGCCGAGTTAGTCCACGAGACCGCAGAGATGGGGCGTCTCCCCGTCGTCAACTTCGCTGCAGGCGGCATCGCGACGCCCGCCGACGCCGCGCTCATGATGCACCACGAGTGCGACGGCATCTTCGTCGGCAGCGGGATCTTCGGCGCAGAGAACCCGCCCGTGATGGGCGAGGCCATCGTCGAAGCCGTGAACAACTGGGACGACGCCGACGCCCTCGCAGACATTTCGAAGAACCTCGGCAAGGGCATGAAAGGCGACGCGAACGTCGACCTCCCCGAGGAGGAGAAACTGCAAGGTCGCGGCGTCTAA
- a CDS encoding ABC transporter ATP-binding protein encodes MRTETETDSNVVDADSTPENTVISLEGLTKRYGDVTANDQVTFEVGAGEIFGYLGPNGAGKTTTIRLLLGLISPTAGTATVLGADIRDRRALTDVKRNVGYLPDTLGFEERLTGKQVLDYFARMRGDDRREELLELFRPPLEKPVETYSHGNRRMLGIVQAFMHDPDLVIMDEPTSGLDPLKQDRMHLFLEDERDAGTTIFFSSHVLSEVQRVCDRVGIIRDGEVVALEEIDDLLRRGGKDVRVQLGEPVEAERFTTPEMIDVDVVDRTVRFTYTGESAALLEHLVQFDIEDVDIGDPQLDDIFKHYYGAGSEETG; translated from the coding sequence ATGCGCACTGAGACTGAGACCGATAGCAATGTCGTCGACGCCGATTCGACTCCCGAAAATACGGTTATCAGCCTCGAGGGACTCACCAAACGCTACGGCGACGTCACCGCGAACGATCAGGTAACCTTCGAGGTCGGGGCCGGCGAGATATTCGGCTATCTGGGCCCAAACGGCGCGGGGAAGACGACGACTATTCGACTACTGCTCGGACTCATCTCTCCGACGGCGGGAACGGCGACGGTTCTCGGTGCGGATATTCGGGATCGGCGGGCGCTCACCGACGTGAAGCGAAACGTCGGCTATCTCCCGGACACCCTCGGGTTCGAGGAACGACTGACGGGGAAGCAGGTCCTCGACTACTTCGCCCGGATGCGCGGGGACGACCGCCGGGAGGAACTCTTAGAGTTGTTTCGGCCGCCACTCGAGAAGCCGGTCGAAACCTACTCGCACGGAAATCGACGCATGCTCGGCATCGTGCAGGCGTTTATGCACGATCCGGACCTGGTTATCATGGACGAGCCAACATCCGGGTTGGACCCGCTCAAACAGGACCGAATGCACCTGTTTCTCGAGGACGAACGCGACGCCGGGACGACCATCTTCTTCTCCTCGCACGTCCTGAGCGAGGTCCAGCGCGTCTGCGACCGCGTCGGTATCATCCGCGATGGGGAGGTGGTTGCACTCGAGGAGATCGACGATTTGCTCCGAAGGGGCGGAAAAGACGTTCGAGTCCAGCTTGGGGAACCGGTGGAGGCGGAGCGCTTTACTACGCCGGAGATGATCGACGTAGACGTCGTCGACAGGACGGTTCGGTTCACCTACACCGGCGAATCCGCCGCGTTGCTCGAGCACCTCGTCCAATTCGACATCGAAGACGTCGACATCGGCGATCCGCAACTGGACGATATCTTCAAGCACTACTACGGCGCGGGATCCGAGGAAACGGGATGA
- a CDS encoding immunoglobulin-like domain-containing protein, with protein MSAPTRRRLLAAASIGALAGCIEGMEPSSGSSDDPESDDPGSDGAPTSSSPPGDTEPDSCPTYGDNVDRVVCYDDVDDAETVLEPDDRCVEDGGSIAFTLENGSDERLQTNFYNWRIDKYVDDEWYRVAPMEHNDPLMSIEPGESHTWTVTVDQSGDDDGELPVGSGGTEELTLSAVGAGTYAFRARGWFDGDSHEESFAFASTFDFEGDRLELTPSDAISDTEWEDDVLVAHSTRGDPDDDNHRLGAFDLERVSESEVGTGDGGDERPESVITEQLFRQPRLRDVIALSIENDADDVRLEEYDATRPIFGAQSDGRYEFQGEYYRISTRELEE; from the coding sequence ATGTCTGCTCCGACTCGCCGGAGACTGCTCGCTGCGGCCAGTATCGGTGCCCTCGCGGGCTGTATCGAGGGAATGGAACCAAGTAGCGGATCGTCCGACGACCCCGAATCAGACGACCCCGGATCGGACGGCGCACCGACGTCCTCGAGTCCGCCCGGGGACACCGAACCCGACTCCTGTCCGACCTACGGCGACAACGTTGACCGAGTCGTTTGCTACGACGACGTCGACGATGCCGAAACCGTTCTCGAGCCCGACGATCGGTGCGTCGAGGACGGTGGCTCGATCGCGTTTACGCTCGAGAACGGCTCCGACGAGCGTCTACAGACCAACTTCTACAACTGGCGGATAGACAAGTACGTCGACGACGAGTGGTACCGCGTCGCCCCGATGGAGCACAACGATCCCCTGATGTCGATCGAACCGGGCGAGAGCCACACCTGGACCGTGACCGTCGATCAATCGGGGGACGACGACGGAGAATTACCAGTCGGAAGTGGCGGGACTGAAGAGCTGACGCTCTCGGCCGTCGGAGCCGGAACGTACGCGTTCCGCGCTCGCGGCTGGTTCGACGGCGACTCACACGAGGAGTCGTTCGCGTTCGCGAGCACGTTCGACTTCGAGGGCGATCGCCTCGAGTTGACGCCCTCGGACGCGATTTCGGACACCGAGTGGGAGGACGACGTCCTCGTCGCTCACTCGACGCGGGGCGACCCGGACGACGACAACCACCGACTGGGTGCGTTCGACCTCGAGCGCGTCTCCGAATCCGAGGTGGGGACGGGCGACGGAGGAGACGAGAGACCGGAGTCGGTGATCACCGAACAACTGTTCCGACAGCCCCGGCTTCGGGACGTGATCGCGCTCTCGATCGAGAACGACGCCGACGACGTTCGACTCGAGGAGTACGACGCGACGCGGCCGATATTCGGCGCGCAATCGGACGGCCGCTACGAGTTTCAGGGAGAGTACTATCGGATTTCGACGCGGGAACTCGAGGAGTGA
- a CDS encoding valine--tRNA ligase: MLPTSIHRTTTGISDERTRLPHRDDASTTPFAGGESMSADAPDRADDESPLEDEEPTLEGGYDPEAVENRWQNRWLDEAVYAYDGDPGQDPNTTYAIDTPPPTVSGSLHMGHLYGSTLQDFAARFQRMHDGSVLFPFGYDDNGIASERLTETELEIRHQDYERREFQELCREVCAEYEAEFTEQMQSLGTSIDWSHTYKTIEPRVQRISQLSFLDLHEKGREYRKKAPAIWCPECETAISQVETEDDERHSHFNDIAFELASDGADREEFVISTTRPELIPACVSVFVHPDDEANQDLVGETARIPIFGHEVPIIADERVDMEKGSGVVMCCTFGDQNDIEWYQAHDLPLRVAIDESATMTDLAGDYEGMSTEEAREAIVEDLDEDGSLRDRWEITHAVGVHERCETPVEYRVSKQWYVEILDHKEEYLEAGREMEWYPEKMFTRYKHWIEGLEWDWLISRQRDSGIPFPVWYCGECDHEIMAEKEDLPVDPLSDDAPVDACPECGHDEFEPEEDVFDTWATSSLTPLINAGWDWDPDADGGDGEFTMANPELYPFDLRPQGHDIISFWLFHTIVKCYEHTGEVPFDATLINGHVLDENREKMSKSRGNVVDPNDVLSEYPVDAVRFWAASAAVGDDFPYQEKDLRAGEKLLRKLWNASKLVDTLAPADPDEPPELEAIDRWLLAELDDAIEELTAQLEEYEFAKARDRLRTFFWNTFCDDYLEIAKGREDNPSTQYALRTAHRTFLELWAPFLPHVTEEIWQAVYSDDSDELEANSIHTREWPRPQGYEADLEAGETATEVISALRRYKSEKQLPLNADLESVSVYGPVEGFEDAIQNVMHVQELTLLEDEPEVTTEVASIDLDYSTLGPKFGSKVGDIDAGIESGEYEIDESEDVLRVAGEELESDLFEVSLERTYSGEGEMIETESAVVVVE, encoded by the coding sequence TTGTTGCCGACCAGCATTCACCGAACAACGACCGGTATCTCCGATGAACGAACACGCCTGCCACACCGAGACGACGCATCGACGACGCCCTTCGCGGGCGGTGAGAGCATGAGTGCGGACGCGCCCGACCGAGCCGACGACGAGTCTCCCCTCGAGGACGAAGAGCCGACGCTCGAGGGCGGCTACGACCCCGAAGCAGTCGAGAACCGCTGGCAGAACCGGTGGCTCGACGAAGCGGTCTACGCCTACGACGGCGATCCGGGACAGGACCCGAACACGACGTACGCGATCGACACGCCGCCGCCGACGGTTTCGGGCAGCCTGCACATGGGCCACCTCTACGGCTCGACGCTGCAGGACTTCGCCGCCCGGTTCCAACGGATGCACGACGGAAGCGTGCTCTTTCCGTTCGGATACGACGACAACGGCATCGCGAGCGAGCGTCTGACCGAGACCGAACTCGAGATCCGCCACCAGGACTACGAACGCCGCGAGTTTCAGGAACTCTGTCGCGAGGTCTGTGCGGAGTACGAAGCCGAGTTCACGGAGCAGATGCAGAGCCTCGGGACCTCGATCGACTGGTCGCACACGTACAAGACCATCGAGCCCCGCGTCCAGCGCATCTCACAGCTTTCGTTCCTCGATCTCCACGAGAAGGGCCGCGAGTACCGCAAGAAAGCCCCCGCGATCTGGTGTCCCGAGTGCGAGACCGCGATCTCGCAGGTCGAGACCGAAGACGACGAGCGCCACTCGCACTTCAACGATATCGCGTTCGAATTGGCATCCGACGGCGCCGACCGCGAGGAGTTCGTCATCTCGACGACGCGGCCCGAACTCATCCCGGCCTGCGTCTCCGTCTTCGTCCACCCCGACGACGAGGCGAATCAGGACCTCGTCGGCGAAACGGCGCGAATCCCGATCTTCGGCCACGAAGTGCCGATCATCGCGGACGAGCGCGTCGACATGGAGAAAGGTAGCGGCGTCGTAATGTGCTGTACCTTCGGCGACCAAAACGACATCGAGTGGTACCAAGCACACGACCTCCCCCTCCGAGTAGCGATCGACGAATCCGCGACGATGACCGACCTCGCCGGCGACTACGAGGGCATGTCCACCGAGGAGGCCCGCGAGGCCATCGTCGAGGACTTAGACGAGGACGGCTCTCTCCGCGACCGCTGGGAGATCACCCACGCCGTCGGCGTCCACGAGCGCTGTGAGACGCCCGTCGAGTACCGCGTCTCCAAGCAGTGGTACGTCGAGATTCTGGATCACAAAGAGGAGTACCTCGAGGCCGGCCGGGAGATGGAGTGGTACCCCGAGAAGATGTTCACCCGGTACAAACACTGGATCGAGGGCCTCGAGTGGGACTGGCTCATCTCTCGCCAGCGCGACTCGGGAATCCCGTTCCCGGTCTGGTACTGTGGGGAGTGCGACCACGAGATTATGGCGGAAAAGGAGGATCTGCCCGTCGATCCCCTGAGCGACGACGCGCCAGTCGACGCCTGTCCGGAGTGTGGTCACGACGAATTCGAGCCCGAAGAGGACGTCTTCGACACGTGGGCGACCTCCTCGCTGACGCCGCTCATCAACGCCGGCTGGGACTGGGACCCCGACGCCGACGGCGGCGACGGCGAATTCACGATGGCAAACCCGGAGCTCTATCCCTTCGATCTCCGGCCACAGGGCCACGACATCATCTCTTTCTGGCTGTTCCACACCATCGTCAAGTGCTACGAGCACACGGGCGAGGTGCCCTTCGACGCGACGCTGATCAACGGCCACGTGCTCGACGAAAACCGCGAGAAGATGTCCAAATCGCGGGGCAACGTCGTCGATCCGAACGACGTGCTCTCGGAGTACCCCGTCGACGCCGTCCGATTCTGGGCGGCCAGCGCCGCCGTCGGCGACGACTTTCCCTATCAGGAGAAGGACCTCCGTGCGGGGGAGAAGCTCCTGCGAAAGCTCTGGAACGCCTCGAAACTCGTCGACACCCTCGCGCCCGCCGACCCCGACGAACCCCCGGAACTCGAGGCGATCGACCGCTGGCTACTCGCCGAACTCGACGACGCAATCGAGGAGCTCACGGCCCAACTCGAGGAGTACGAGTTCGCGAAGGCTCGCGACCGACTCAGAACCTTCTTCTGGAACACGTTCTGTGACGATTACTTAGAGATCGCGAAAGGCCGCGAAGACAACCCCTCGACGCAGTACGCGCTGCGAACCGCACACCGAACCTTCCTCGAGCTGTGGGCGCCGTTCTTGCCCCACGTCACCGAGGAGATCTGGCAGGCCGTCTATAGCGACGATTCCGACGAACTGGAGGCAAACAGCATCCACACCCGCGAGTGGCCGCGTCCACAGGGCTACGAGGCAGACCTCGAGGCTGGCGAGACGGCGACGGAAGTCATCTCCGCGCTTCGTCGGTACAAGAGCGAGAAGCAGTTGCCGCTCAACGCCGACCTCGAGTCGGTGTCGGTCTACGGCCCCGTCGAGGGCTTCGAGGACGCCATCCAGAACGTGATGCACGTCCAGGAGTTGACGCTGCTCGAGGACGAACCCGAAGTGACGACCGAAGTCGCCTCGATCGACCTCGATTACTCGACGCTCGGGCCGAAGTTCGGCTCGAAAGTTGGAGACATCGACGCCGGGATCGAGAGCGGCGAGTACGAGATCGACGAGAGCGAGGACGTCCTGCGCGTTGCTGGCGAGGAACTCGAGAGCGACCTGTTCGAGGTCTCCCTCGAGCGAACCTACTCGGGCGAGGGTGAGATGATCGAGACCGAGTCAGCGGTCGTCGTCGTCGAGTAA
- a CDS encoding homoserine kinase gives MLTVRAPATSANLGSGFDVFGVALETPADVVRVERASETRITVTGAGSQYIPEDPNKNTVGAVAEALDAPAHIEIDKGIRPSSGLGSSAASAAGAALALNALYDRGLSRTELVPIAAEGEALVSGEAHSDNVAPSLLGGFTIVSGDHVTQVDTSIPVVVCLPDQSVSTRDARGVVPDSAALEDVVETVGNAATLTVGMTQNDPELVGRGMNDAIVTPKRSALIDGYDRVHEAALEAGATGVTVSGAGPGILAVCEERDQRDVAGAMVDAFDALGVTSRAYQTRIGDGARLYRD, from the coding sequence ATGCTCACCGTGCGGGCACCTGCGACGAGTGCGAATCTCGGGAGTGGGTTCGACGTGTTTGGTGTTGCCCTCGAGACGCCCGCCGACGTCGTCCGGGTCGAACGCGCGTCGGAAACGCGAATTACCGTCACGGGTGCCGGCAGCCAGTACATTCCGGAAGATCCGAACAAGAACACCGTCGGAGCGGTCGCTGAGGCCCTCGACGCACCGGCACACATCGAGATCGATAAGGGAATTCGCCCGTCCTCGGGTCTCGGTTCGTCCGCAGCGAGCGCTGCCGGGGCGGCGCTGGCGCTCAACGCACTCTACGACCGCGGGCTCTCACGGACGGAACTCGTGCCGATCGCTGCGGAGGGTGAAGCGCTCGTTTCCGGTGAGGCTCACTCGGACAACGTCGCTCCCTCGCTGCTGGGCGGCTTCACCATCGTCTCCGGCGACCACGTCACGCAAGTCGATACCTCGATTCCCGTCGTCGTCTGCCTGCCTGATCAATCAGTGTCTACGCGCGACGCGCGGGGTGTCGTTCCCGACTCGGCCGCACTCGAGGACGTCGTCGAGACCGTCGGAAACGCGGCGACGCTCACCGTCGGAATGACGCAAAACGATCCCGAACTAGTCGGTCGCGGGATGAACGACGCGATCGTGACGCCAAAGCGCAGCGCCTTAATCGACGGCTACGATCGCGTCCACGAAGCGGCCCTCGAGGCCGGTGCGACTGGCGTCACCGTCAGCGGAGCGGGTCCGGGAATCCTCGCCGTCTGTGAGGAACGTGACCAGCGCGACGTTGCCGGCGCGATGGTCGACGCGTTCGACGCGCTCGGTGTGACCAGTCGAGCCTACCAGACGCGGATCGGCGACGGCGCGCGGCTATACCGGGACTAG